A window of Sulfurospirillum tamanense contains these coding sequences:
- a CDS encoding putative quinol monooxygenase, translated as MSITKTVTFIAKEGHEAELRALLTMMVAPSKAEKGCALYDIFEYKNAPEKFLVIESWEDEAALDGHKASAHYAEYKANFEPHCAFKSSDDLDFL; from the coding sequence ATGTCCATCACAAAAACCGTAACGTTTATTGCAAAAGAAGGCCATGAGGCCGAGCTTCGCGCACTTTTAACTATGATGGTCGCGCCCTCAAAAGCCGAAAAAGGGTGTGCGCTTTATGATATCTTTGAATACAAAAACGCGCCGGAAAAATTCCTCGTCATCGAATCATGGGAAGACGAAGCGGCTCTTGATGGACACAAAGCTTCAGCTCATTATGCGGAGTATAAAGCCAATTTTGAACCCCATTGCGCGTTTAAATCCTCGGATGATTTGGATTTTCTATGA